In a genomic window of Methylobacter sp. YRD-M1:
- a CDS encoding hydrogenase expression/formation protein gives MTSLSLPIFGQGSQPPEEDGVELDYLQMPQEMATYSMPQVSAELNAADLAQAKNALRQLEQNLAAFPSVSGPIDLTTLDQHNRQFINELLGEGEVSLICSGEQDIRIQESALAGIWRLQQLDARQQIIADTVEIGIIPRQIIQSAFNGAAGRIDTGWAALPSGVMNAPPLLAELNAKIAEYRPGGEVHIINLSLLPQTEQDLAFLEQRLGRGSVTMLSRGYGNCRITATGTRSVWWVQYFNSQDTLILNTLEVSDVPSVACASPEDIEDSRERLQEILKVYL, from the coding sequence ATGACTTCACTATCCCTCCCTATTTTTGGCCAGGGCAGCCAACCTCCGGAAGAAGACGGCGTCGAGCTGGACTACCTGCAAATGCCGCAGGAAATGGCGACTTACAGCATGCCTCAGGTTTCTGCGGAGTTAAACGCAGCGGATCTGGCGCAGGCAAAAAATGCCTTGCGGCAACTGGAACAGAATCTGGCTGCATTTCCTTCGGTTTCCGGGCCTATTGACCTGACCACGCTGGATCAGCACAACCGGCAATTCATCAACGAACTGCTTGGCGAGGGCGAAGTCAGCCTGATCTGCTCCGGCGAACAGGATATCCGCATTCAGGAGTCGGCGCTGGCAGGCATCTGGCGCTTGCAGCAACTGGATGCCCGGCAGCAGATCATCGCCGATACGGTGGAAATCGGCATTATTCCGCGGCAAATAATTCAATCGGCTTTTAATGGCGCGGCCGGCCGAATCGACACCGGCTGGGCCGCGTTGCCGTCGGGCGTGATGAACGCACCGCCGCTGTTGGCCGAACTCAACGCCAAAATCGCCGAATACCGGCCGGGCGGCGAGGTGCATATCATCAACTTGAGCCTGTTGCCGCAGACCGAGCAGGATCTGGCGTTTCTGGAACAACGGCTGGGCCGGGGCTCGGTGACGATGCTGTCCCGAGGCTACGGCAACTGCCGGATCACGGCGACCGGCACCCGTTCCGTCTGGTGGGTGCAGTATTTCAATTCACAGGACACCCTGATCCTCAATACCCTGGAAGTCAGCGATGTGCCCAGCGTCGCCTGCGCCTCGCCGGAAGACATAGAAGACAGCCGTGAGCGTTTGCAGGAGATACTGAAGGTGTATTTATGA
- a CDS encoding hydrogenase: MTSPLIAQLQTRHGYPFLDADSYDHFVYGNETVVLFFCNDPLHFPESNDVAVILPELIKAFSGRLQAAVIARSIERELQARFRFTGWPSLVFLRNGEYLGAITGIKDWQEYRQETARILAAMPGEPPVFDLDKVCGKITS, encoded by the coding sequence ATGACATCGCCGCTGATTGCCCAATTGCAAACCCGACACGGCTATCCTTTTCTGGATGCGGACAGTTACGATCATTTCGTTTACGGCAATGAAACTGTCGTGCTGTTTTTTTGCAACGATCCGCTGCATTTTCCGGAAAGCAATGACGTCGCGGTGATCCTGCCGGAATTGATCAAGGCATTCAGCGGCCGGCTGCAGGCTGCGGTCATCGCCCGATCCATAGAGCGGGAATTGCAGGCAAGATTCCGCTTTACCGGCTGGCCGTCGCTGGTGTTTTTGCGTAACGGCGAGTATTTAGGCGCCATCACCGGCATTAAGGACTGGCAGGAATACAGGCAGGAAACCGCGCGGATTCTGGCCGCTATGCCCGGCGAACCGCCCGTTTTCGACCTGGACAAAGTCTGCGGAAAGATAACTTCGTAG
- a CDS encoding HypC/HybG/HupF family hydrogenase formation chaperone — protein sequence MCIGIPMQIIEPRGESALCIYRGQESLIDMMLVGPQPVGTWLLVFLDTAREVLSEQKARQIADALEALHLAMQGDSQIDHLFADLVDREPQLPEFLKP from the coding sequence ATGTGCATCGGCATTCCCATGCAAATTATCGAGCCGCGCGGCGAATCGGCGCTTTGTATCTACCGCGGCCAGGAAAGCCTGATCGACATGATGCTGGTCGGCCCGCAGCCGGTCGGCACCTGGCTGCTGGTTTTTCTCGACACCGCCCGGGAAGTGCTCAGCGAGCAAAAAGCCCGGCAGATCGCCGATGCGCTGGAAGCCCTGCATCTGGCGATGCAGGGCGACAGCCAAATAGATCATTTATTTGCCGACCTGGTCGACAGGGAACCCCAATTGCCGGAGTTTTTAAAACCATGA
- a CDS encoding HyaD/HybD family hydrogenase maturation endopeptidase: MNILLLGIGNVLWADEGFGVRVIERLQKRYRFPDQVKVMDGGTQGVYLVEHVQAADVLVVFDAVDYGLPSGTLKRIENDDVPHFLGAKKMSLHQTGFQEVLAMAQMLGSYPRHLLLVGVQPEELDDYGGSLRPSVKAQIQPAIDMALGFLEAFGVTAETTGTEGDLADPVLNMQRYEQERPAADQACRIGDERILLSDAFEVRSPQPADENALQVDIDYRGKY; the protein is encoded by the coding sequence ATGAACATTCTGCTATTGGGCATAGGCAATGTGCTGTGGGCCGACGAAGGCTTCGGCGTTCGTGTGATCGAGCGCCTGCAAAAGCGCTACCGCTTTCCCGACCAGGTCAAAGTCATGGACGGCGGTACTCAAGGCGTTTATCTGGTCGAACATGTGCAGGCCGCCGATGTCCTGGTCGTATTCGATGCTGTCGATTACGGCTTGCCGTCCGGTACGCTGAAACGGATCGAAAATGATGACGTGCCGCATTTTCTCGGCGCCAAGAAAATGAGTCTGCATCAGACCGGCTTTCAGGAAGTGCTGGCGATGGCGCAGATGCTGGGCAGTTATCCCCGGCACCTGCTGTTGGTCGGCGTACAGCCGGAGGAACTTGACGACTACGGCGGCAGCTTGCGGCCATCGGTCAAGGCGCAAATCCAGCCGGCCATCGACATGGCGCTTGGCTTTCTGGAGGCTTTCGGCGTTACGGCTGAAACCACCGGCACGGAAGGCGATCTGGCCGACCCGGTGCTGAACATGCAACGCTACGAACAGGAACGGCCCGCTGCCGATCAGGCCTGCCGCATCGGCGACGAGCGCATCCTGCTGTCCGATGCGTTTGAGGTGCGCTCGCCGCAGCCTGCGGACGAAAATGCTTTGCAGGTCGATATCGATTACCGGGGCAAATACTGA
- the cybH gene encoding Ni/Fe-hydrogenase, b-type cytochrome subunit, producing the protein MTEPTSTSQPVYVYEKPVRLWHGLNALGIVALIVTGYLIADPPASVDGEASDHFLMGYVRFVHFAAGYLLAIGLLFRLYWAYAGNEHAREIFLPPLLSRTFWQGVGHEILWYAFLVKEPHKYVGHNPLAVLAMHFIFVWGTLFMIVTGFALYGESTGQGSWQYVLFSSWVLPAFGDSQSLHSWHHLVMWLIICFMLIHIYVAVREDKLSRQSILSTMATGWRTFKDDKPLDGSH; encoded by the coding sequence ATGACTGAGCCGACTTCAACATCTCAACCCGTTTACGTCTACGAAAAACCGGTACGGCTATGGCACGGCCTGAACGCCTTAGGTATCGTCGCCTTGATCGTCACCGGCTACCTGATCGCCGATCCGCCCGCGTCGGTGGACGGCGAAGCGTCCGATCACTTTCTGATGGGCTACGTCAGGTTTGTGCATTTCGCCGCCGGCTATCTGTTGGCGATAGGCCTGCTGTTCCGGCTGTACTGGGCCTATGCCGGCAACGAGCATGCCCGGGAAATCTTCCTGCCGCCGCTCTTGTCACGCACTTTCTGGCAAGGCGTCGGCCATGAAATCTTGTGGTACGCCTTCCTGGTCAAGGAGCCGCACAAGTATGTCGGCCATAATCCCCTGGCAGTGCTGGCCATGCATTTCATCTTTGTTTGGGGCACGCTGTTCATGATCGTGACCGGCTTTGCCCTGTACGGCGAAAGCACCGGACAAGGCAGCTGGCAATATGTGCTGTTCAGCAGTTGGGTGCTGCCGGCTTTCGGCGACAGCCAAAGCCTGCACAGCTGGCATCATCTGGTCATGTGGCTGATCATATGCTTCATGCTGATCCATATATACGTCGCCGTGCGCGAGGATAAACTGTCCCGGCAGAGCATTTTGTCGACGATGGCGACCGGTTGGCGCACTTTTAAGGATGATAAACCGCTGGACGGCAGCCATTGA
- a CDS encoding HupE/UreJ family protein has product MNSLNRIKLQCLSLAGLAAFSHAASAHTGLLPTDGFSDGFQHPFLGLDHFLVMLGLGLWASSQSRLLSKQAIGLFLLFMAIGALLGLRGIGFAYVETAILVSLLPVGIALSFPIVPTLRRTLWGINGNSACNAPALQVRDAGTSVTAFPRRSVGTIKHGSQKPRRFSQAIILTSIAIFAAMHGLAHGSEMPAAASAYAYISGIVSGTAVLHFSGLALGLLFRRINAAGLIRVYGTLTGLTGVWLLFAA; this is encoded by the coding sequence ATGAACAGTTTGAACAGAATTAAATTGCAATGCTTATCGTTGGCCGGTCTGGCCGCATTTTCCCATGCCGCATCGGCGCATACCGGCTTGCTGCCGACCGACGGTTTCAGCGACGGTTTCCAACATCCGTTTTTAGGCCTGGACCATTTTCTGGTGATGTTGGGTTTGGGATTATGGGCGAGCAGCCAAAGCCGTTTGCTTAGCAAGCAAGCGATAGGATTGTTTTTATTATTCATGGCGATAGGGGCGTTACTGGGTTTAAGAGGGATTGGTTTCGCTTATGTCGAAACGGCTATTTTGGTCTCGCTATTGCCGGTTGGCATAGCGCTGAGTTTTCCAATAGTTCCCACGCTCCGGCGTACCCTCTGGGGCATAAATGGAAATTCAGCCTGCAACGCTCCAGCGTTGCAGGTGCGGGACGCTGGAACGTCTGTCACGGCGTTCCCACGCCGGAGCGTGGGAACGATAAAACATGGCTCGCAGAAACCAAGAAGATTTAGTCAGGCAATCATCTTAACGTCGATTGCAATCTTTGCCGCCATGCACGGACTGGCGCACGGCAGCGAAATGCCGGCTGCCGCATCGGCCTATGCCTATATCTCCGGGATTGTCTCAGGCACGGCGGTTTTGCATTTTTCCGGATTAGCTTTGGGCTTGCTCTTCAGGCGCATCAATGCGGCCGGCTTGATCCGCGTCTATGGCACCCTGACCGGCCTGACCGGCGTCTGGCTGCTGTTCGCCGCCTAA
- a CDS encoding nickel-dependent hydrogenase large subunit, whose translation MTVRNTPNGFHLNDAGRRVVVDPVTRIEGHMRCEVNIDDDNIIRNAVSSGTMWRGLEVILKGRDPRDAWAFVQRICGVCTGTHALTSVRAVEDALKIKIPENANSIRNLMQLSLQTQDHLVHFYHLHALDWVNPVNALKADPAATSALQQSISPHNPKSSPGYFRDTQNRLKKFVESGQLGPFKNGYWTNPAYLLPPEADLMAVTHYLEALDFQKDIMKIRTIFGGKDPHPNWLVGGVPCAINIDGVGASGAINMERLNLVSSIIDRTIDFIDQVYIPDLLAIAQFYKGWLYGGGISGQSLLSYGDIPDKANDYSAANLLMPRGAIINGDLSKVHEVDLTDPEQIKEFVPHSWYRYPDESLGLHPWDGVTEPNYRIGPKTKGSRTRIEELDESAKYSWIKAPRWRGHAMEVGPLARYVIGYAQGNKEITEQIDFVLKTLDVPVTALFSTLGRTAARGLEAQWAAGKMRYFMDKMIANIKAGDLATANVERWDPETWPSSVKGVGFTEAPRGALGHWLHIENTKIANYQCVVPTTWNGSPRDEQGNIGAFEAALLNTKVERPEEPVEILRTLHSFDPCLACSTHIISPDGAELTQVKVR comes from the coding sequence ATGACAGTCAGAAACACCCCCAACGGTTTCCATCTGAACGATGCCGGCCGCCGCGTCGTGGTCGATCCGGTCACGCGCATCGAAGGCCACATGCGCTGCGAAGTCAATATCGACGACGACAACATCATCCGCAACGCCGTCTCCAGCGGCACCATGTGGCGCGGCCTGGAAGTGATCCTGAAAGGCCGCGACCCGCGCGACGCCTGGGCTTTCGTACAGCGCATCTGCGGCGTCTGCACTGGCACCCACGCCTTGACCTCGGTGCGAGCGGTCGAAGATGCCTTGAAGATCAAAATTCCGGAAAACGCCAACTCGATCCGCAATCTGATGCAATTAAGCCTGCAGACGCAGGATCACTTGGTACATTTCTACCATCTGCATGCGCTGGACTGGGTCAATCCGGTCAATGCGCTGAAAGCCGATCCGGCTGCGACCTCGGCGCTGCAGCAATCGATTTCGCCGCACAATCCCAAATCCTCGCCCGGCTATTTCCGCGACACGCAAAACCGCTTGAAGAAGTTCGTCGAATCCGGCCAGCTGGGTCCGTTCAAAAACGGCTATTGGACCAATCCCGCCTACCTGTTGCCGCCGGAAGCCGATCTGATGGCGGTGACGCATTATCTGGAAGCCCTGGATTTTCAAAAAGACATCATGAAAATCCGCACTATCTTCGGCGGCAAGGACCCGCATCCGAACTGGCTGGTCGGCGGCGTGCCCTGCGCGATCAACATCGACGGCGTCGGCGCCAGCGGAGCGATCAACATGGAGCGGCTGAATCTGGTGTCGTCCATCATCGACCGCACTATCGATTTTATCGATCAGGTTTATATCCCCGATTTGCTGGCCATCGCCCAGTTCTACAAAGGCTGGCTGTACGGCGGCGGCATTTCCGGACAAAGCCTGCTCTCCTACGGCGACATCCCCGACAAGGCCAACGACTACTCGGCGGCCAACCTGCTGATGCCGCGCGGCGCCATCATCAACGGCGATCTGTCGAAAGTCCATGAAGTGGATCTGACCGATCCCGAACAAATCAAGGAATTCGTGCCGCACTCATGGTACCGGTACCCGGACGAATCGCTGGGCCTGCATCCGTGGGACGGCGTTACTGAACCCAATTACCGCATAGGCCCGAAAACCAAAGGCAGCCGCACCCGCATCGAGGAACTGGACGAGTCCGCCAAATACTCCTGGATCAAGGCCCCGCGCTGGCGCGGCCATGCCATGGAAGTCGGCCCCTTGGCCCGCTATGTGATCGGCTATGCGCAAGGCAACAAGGAAATCACCGAGCAGATCGATTTCGTCCTGAAAACGCTGGACGTGCCGGTCACGGCCCTGTTCTCGACCCTGGGCAGAACGGCGGCCCGCGGACTGGAAGCACAATGGGCGGCCGGCAAGATGCGCTATTTCATGGACAAGATGATCGCCAACATCAAAGCCGGCGATCTGGCCACAGCCAACGTCGAGCGCTGGGACCCGGAAACCTGGCCGAGCAGCGTCAAAGGCGTCGGGTTTACCGAAGCGCCGCGCGGCGCGCTGGGGCACTGGCTGCATATCGAAAATACCAAAATCGCCAATTACCAATGCGTGGTGCCGACCACCTGGAACGGTTCGCCGCGCGATGAGCAAGGCAACATCGGCGCGTTCGAAGCCGCTTTGCTGAACACCAAAGTGGAACGTCCCGAAGAACCCGTGGAAATCCTGCGCACCCTGCACAGCTTCGACCCTTGCCTGGCCTGCTCCACGCACATCATCAGTCCGGACGGCGCCGAATTAACCCAAGTCAAAGTTCGCTGA